Proteins encoded by one window of Tunturibacter psychrotolerans:
- the brxC gene encoding BREX system P-loop protein BrxC, producing MKIFELFLKPVDRPIEGVIKADDIRHEETELDEYVVTRDVSKGLGNFTDRYLRETTANGVWISGFFGSGKSHLLKMLSLVLDERPLPSGRRPADIILPKISDEIVQAALRTSASIPARSILFNIDQKFDGVGGDHTAPILEVFMKVLNELQGYYGKQGYIAKFERDLDSRGDFVPFKATYEAVNGTPWEIDREALATIKRAAFGKAYAAHFQVPESEASDVMRQVRQEYRVSIESFAHSVKEYISKQVSNFRLNFFVDEVGQFIGQDSKLMLNLQTLAETLATICDGKAWVFVTSQADLEGVLGTFRGSEAHDLSKITARFKTQLTLASGDVREVIQERLLAKKESEPEVLTSIFDQEKENLKTLFRFGDNSLSFNGWRGSDEFCKFYPFHPYQFDLFQRAIQELSKHNAFTGKYLSVGERSMLAVFQEVAKAIRNEDVGRLATFDLMYDGISASIRGDMQTTLSMAENQLSEGLEIRILKSLFLLKWVRDFKATPRNVAILLIEAADVDIRAHEMKVKEALEHLESQSYLQRNGDAYEFLTDTEKDIEVEIKNTEIDDSQVIDTLADVMFGDVLRDARIRYQGNGQDYSFARKIDDQLIGKRDADVKVNLITMDHDQYAQTSILAMQNMGKPELLAILPPDNRLAEQTRLWLQTKKYVDQNSSGVDETRKAIVTQRGQQNSTRRTNMESVAEEFLAKAQLYINGAKIEGLGDGDARNRFAKAFQQLISFSYPSLRILKGTYDDALLSQALLGQDDLLTGGVLPPSEPEQEILSYVTMNQNNGERTSLDEIIKNFERRPYGWGQLAVLCLLARLFRMGKVELRGPDVLDARGVLASMRSNRQWSQVRVRLQEQFDASMVNALKSFHADFFDRQNPGVDARSVGQATVEGFGIESIELTALLDQVSRYPFLEALRPVANEVGKLAKKDYSYLLSRLADFQNDLLDSKLVTVAPIKAFMRGPQRAIYDEAIAFLREEEANFVELPPDEVAPLRSLAGSSRPYVGGLVPAGKLAVTKLRALLAELLKAEREKATDTLCAQEERLATVPDFSTLSSGGRELVMMATVAARKEILSARFASGIRDRVQRYVNQEYPAQVALAARLVAPKPSPAPAPSGSPTVIPAAPVHQVEYIPSKNLQPKCALAIISSVPELDQWLAALRAVAEAELNKGNIITL from the coding sequence ATGAAGATTTTCGAACTCTTTCTAAAGCCAGTAGATCGTCCGATCGAGGGCGTAATCAAGGCTGATGACATCCGCCATGAGGAGACCGAGCTTGACGAGTACGTCGTCACCCGGGACGTAAGCAAAGGTCTGGGCAATTTCACCGACCGTTACCTCAGGGAGACCACAGCGAACGGCGTTTGGATATCCGGTTTTTTCGGGTCCGGAAAGTCCCACCTTCTTAAGATGCTTTCGTTGGTTCTGGACGAACGGCCCTTACCGAGTGGCAGGCGGCCAGCAGACATCATTTTGCCCAAGATTAGCGATGAGATTGTGCAGGCAGCTCTTCGAACCTCGGCTTCGATACCTGCACGAAGCATCCTCTTCAACATTGATCAGAAGTTTGATGGCGTCGGCGGCGATCATACAGCTCCAATCTTGGAAGTATTCATGAAGGTGTTGAACGAGCTGCAAGGCTATTACGGCAAACAAGGCTACATCGCTAAATTTGAGCGCGATCTGGATTCAAGGGGCGACTTCGTCCCATTCAAGGCAACTTATGAAGCAGTAAACGGCACTCCGTGGGAAATAGACCGCGAGGCCCTGGCAACCATCAAGCGGGCAGCCTTCGGGAAGGCTTACGCAGCACACTTTCAGGTGCCGGAATCTGAAGCCTCCGATGTGATGAGACAAGTGAGGCAGGAATACAGGGTTTCGATTGAAAGCTTTGCTCACTCGGTAAAGGAGTACATTTCGAAGCAAGTGTCGAATTTTCGTCTCAACTTCTTTGTTGACGAAGTCGGACAATTCATTGGTCAAGATTCAAAGCTGATGCTGAATCTGCAGACTCTTGCAGAGACCCTGGCGACCATCTGTGATGGAAAGGCATGGGTATTCGTTACTTCGCAAGCAGATCTCGAAGGGGTACTCGGCACGTTTCGAGGCTCGGAAGCGCACGATCTCTCGAAAATTACGGCGCGGTTTAAGACTCAATTGACACTTGCGAGCGGAGACGTTCGCGAGGTGATTCAGGAAAGACTTCTCGCAAAGAAAGAGTCAGAGCCGGAAGTGCTGACGTCGATCTTCGATCAAGAGAAAGAAAACCTGAAGACTCTCTTTCGTTTTGGAGACAATTCACTGAGCTTCAACGGTTGGCGCGGCAGCGATGAGTTTTGCAAGTTTTATCCGTTCCATCCATATCAGTTCGACCTCTTTCAGCGGGCGATTCAGGAACTATCTAAGCACAACGCTTTCACAGGGAAATACCTTTCTGTGGGCGAACGCTCCATGTTAGCCGTATTTCAAGAGGTTGCGAAGGCTATTCGCAATGAAGATGTGGGGCGTCTTGCGACGTTTGACCTAATGTATGACGGCATCTCTGCCTCGATTCGAGGTGACATGCAGACGACTCTAAGTATGGCTGAGAATCAGCTAAGTGAAGGCTTAGAGATCCGAATTCTCAAATCACTTTTTCTCCTAAAATGGGTTCGGGATTTCAAAGCCACACCCAGGAACGTAGCGATCTTGCTGATCGAAGCGGCAGACGTCGACATTCGTGCTCATGAGATGAAAGTTAAGGAGGCCTTGGAGCATCTTGAATCCCAATCGTATCTGCAACGAAATGGGGATGCTTACGAATTTCTGACCGACACTGAGAAGGATATCGAAGTCGAGATTAAGAACACCGAGATCGATGATTCTCAGGTGATCGATACACTCGCTGACGTGATGTTTGGTGACGTCTTGCGCGACGCAAGAATCCGCTATCAGGGCAACGGGCAGGATTATTCCTTTGCAAGAAAGATCGACGACCAGCTGATTGGGAAACGCGATGCCGATGTGAAAGTGAACCTGATCACTATGGACCATGACCAGTATGCGCAGACCAGCATTTTGGCAATGCAGAACATGGGTAAGCCTGAGCTACTAGCGATTCTGCCGCCTGATAACAGGTTGGCTGAGCAAACCAGACTGTGGCTGCAGACGAAGAAATATGTTGATCAGAACAGCAGTGGTGTCGATGAAACCAGAAAGGCCATTGTTACGCAACGTGGACAGCAGAACAGCACGCGACGAACCAACATGGAATCCGTCGCGGAGGAGTTCCTCGCCAAAGCGCAGTTGTACATCAACGGAGCGAAGATCGAAGGCTTGGGCGACGGTGACGCCCGGAATCGGTTTGCCAAAGCCTTCCAACAGTTGATTTCGTTCTCCTATCCCAGCCTCCGGATTCTCAAGGGCACGTATGATGACGCCCTGCTTTCACAAGCCCTGCTGGGGCAAGATGACCTGCTTACCGGTGGTGTTCTTCCACCCTCGGAGCCTGAACAAGAAATCCTCTCTTACGTGACGATGAACCAGAACAACGGTGAGCGCACTTCGCTGGACGAGATCATCAAGAATTTTGAGCGCAGGCCCTATGGATGGGGTCAGCTCGCAGTCTTGTGTTTGCTCGCACGATTGTTTCGGATGGGGAAAGTCGAGCTTCGCGGACCTGACGTGCTGGACGCCCGTGGCGTTCTGGCGAGCATGCGCAGCAACCGTCAGTGGAGTCAGGTACGAGTGCGGCTGCAGGAGCAATTTGATGCCTCTATGGTCAATGCACTAAAAAGTTTTCACGCTGATTTCTTCGATCGTCAAAACCCTGGTGTTGACGCACGCTCCGTTGGGCAAGCCACTGTAGAAGGATTTGGCATTGAGTCGATTGAACTAACAGCGCTTCTGGATCAGGTCAGCCGTTACCCCTTCCTTGAAGCGTTGCGCCCTGTTGCCAATGAAGTAGGAAAGTTGGCGAAAAAGGATTACAGCTATTTGCTGAGCCGTCTGGCAGACTTCCAGAATGACCTGCTTGATTCCAAGCTGGTTACCGTGGCTCCCATCAAAGCGTTCATGCGCGGCCCGCAGCGCGCGATTTATGACGAAGCTATTGCGTTTCTGAGGGAAGAAGAAGCAAATTTCGTCGAATTACCACCCGATGAAGTCGCCCCGCTTCGCAGTCTGGCCGGTTCGAGCCGCCCGTACGTCGGCGGGCTCGTTCCAGCCGGAAAGTTAGCCGTCACCAAGCTCCGGGCGTTGCTTGCGGAACTCCTGAAAGCTGAACGCGAGAAAGCGACCGATACACTTTGCGCCCAGGAAGAACGCCTCGCAACGGTGCCGGACTTCTCCACACTGAGCAGTGGCGGTCGCGAACTGGTGATGATGGCCACTGTGGCAGCCCGCAAGGAGATTCTCTCCGCACGCTTTGCTTCGGGGATCAGGGATCGGGTCCAGCGCTACGTCAATCAAGAGTATCCAGCCCAGGTCGCGCTTGCTGCCCGCCTCGTTGCGCCAAAGCCTTCTCCTGCTCCGGCGCCGTCAGGGTCGCCAACGGTAATACCAGCTGCACCTGTGCACCAGGTGGAATATATCCCGTCAAAGAATCTTCAGCCCAAATGCGCCTTAGCGATCATTTCCTCAGTGCCGGAGTTGGATCAGTGGCTCGCAGCGCTGCGAGCCGTGGCTGAAGCAGAACTCAACAAGGGGAACATCATCACTCTGTAA
- a CDS encoding BREX protein BrxB domain-containing protein has translation MISQIANLSERLFTIFSSQAFLSMKGQANEVPLFIQTYDTAHEDDLRNMVEGLAARLRSDGKTVSRTDFFDLVLDDLDDSQLLSGLIEEESTFTKAEVLETLRNCSDPRTHLVPRLKQVIDLGSDLTFLTGSGRLFPFLRTHTILESVQPAMLRHPIIIFFPGRYDQDATGGSHLQLFGSIPSPLINNPYYRASNMDHYRI, from the coding sequence ATGATCTCCCAGATTGCGAACCTATCAGAACGGCTGTTTACGATTTTCAGCAGCCAAGCATTTCTTTCAATGAAGGGGCAGGCGAATGAGGTTCCACTTTTCATTCAGACTTATGACACAGCCCATGAGGACGATCTAAGAAACATGGTGGAAGGTCTAGCCGCCCGGCTGCGAAGCGACGGCAAAACAGTAAGCAGGACGGATTTCTTTGACCTCGTTTTGGATGATCTCGACGATTCTCAACTACTCTCCGGTCTGATCGAAGAGGAATCAACCTTTACGAAAGCAGAGGTGCTTGAAACGCTTCGCAATTGCTCCGATCCACGAACACATTTGGTGCCACGCCTTAAACAGGTGATCGATTTAGGAAGCGACCTAACGTTTCTGACGGGCTCCGGGCGGCTCTTTCCATTTTTGCGGACTCACACAATTCTTGAATCTGTCCAACCGGCGATGCTCCGTCACCCTATCATCATTTTCTTTCCTGGACGATATGACCAGGATGCCACTGGCGGTTCTCATCTTCAACTTTTTGGCTCGATTCCAAGCCCGTTGATCAACAATCCGTACTATCGAGCTTCCAACATGGACCATTACAGGATCTAG
- a CDS encoding DUF1819 family protein encodes MHEMSSKQFQRQSVAKIAPFAVGIQIRPDHTMRTNNSPIYSLAFTAASLRPDLARVIAGSYLKFGDWKTVKEDVLSSNALQCRSQRSAVRLERELRQRLMCLTDQELTVLSTATSDARTAVAWLAAIKHIRFVFDFASEVLRAKLAAHDPILRRSDYDTYFDAKSLTYPELARVTASSATKLRQVLLRMLVEANLLLPGPALGTIRRSLLPRAVSDAIVDDDPCWLAGFLIPDNEIGGLR; translated from the coding sequence ATGCACGAAATGAGCAGTAAGCAGTTTCAACGGCAAAGTGTCGCCAAGATTGCTCCCTTTGCCGTAGGGATACAAATCAGACCGGATCATACGATGCGAACGAACAATTCACCAATATATTCTCTTGCGTTTACGGCGGCATCTCTTCGCCCGGATCTTGCCCGCGTTATCGCAGGCAGCTATCTGAAGTTTGGGGATTGGAAAACAGTCAAAGAAGACGTTCTAAGCTCAAATGCGTTGCAATGTCGAAGTCAGAGGAGTGCAGTGCGCCTGGAGCGAGAGCTCCGTCAGCGCCTCATGTGCCTCACTGATCAAGAACTTACAGTACTCTCGACCGCGACCAGCGACGCCCGAACTGCAGTGGCTTGGTTAGCGGCAATCAAGCATATTAGATTTGTCTTCGATTTTGCATCGGAAGTGCTGCGCGCAAAGCTAGCTGCTCACGACCCCATTCTGCGCCGCTCCGATTACGACACATATTTTGATGCAAAGTCCCTTACATACCCTGAGCTCGCTCGGGTGACTGCATCCTCAGCGACGAAGCTCCGACAAGTATTGCTACGGATGCTTGTGGAAGCGAATCTGCTCTTGCCAGGTCCAGCTCTTGGAACAATTAGGCGAAGCTTGCTACCGAGAGCTGTTTCCGACGCGATCGTTGACGATGATCCTTGCTGGTTAGCAGGATTTCTGATTCCTGACAACGAGATTGGAGGGCTCAGATGA
- a CDS encoding nucleotidyltransferase domain-containing protein, with product MEQTKDGRRVYFKADTNSPVFSDLRGLLEKTVGLIPILKQEVDAFGERIQLAFIYGSTARSEESSESDVDLMIVGDVGLADLVPSLRRAEQRFGRPVNPTVYSSKEFKAKTKNHDHFLATVLRGAKEFVKGNDGELAAVAG from the coding sequence TTGGAACAGACGAAGGATGGCCGTCGCGTCTACTTCAAGGCGGACACGAATTCCCCTGTCTTCTCAGACCTCAGAGGTCTTCTCGAAAAGACCGTAGGCCTGATCCCCATCCTCAAGCAGGAAGTGGACGCCTTCGGGGAGCGTATCCAACTCGCCTTTATTTACGGCTCAACTGCACGATCGGAAGAGTCGTCGGAGAGCGATGTGGACCTTATGATTGTGGGGGATGTAGGCCTCGCTGACTTAGTGCCTTCGCTACGACGAGCGGAGCAGCGATTTGGAAGGCCAGTCAATCCCACCGTGTACTCCTCCAAGGAGTTCAAAGCGAAGACAAAGAACCACGATCATTTCCTAGCCACCGTGCTACGAGGTGCGAAAGAGTTTGTGAAAGGAAATGATGGCGAGTTGGCAGCAGTGGCTGGCTAA
- a CDS encoding GGDEF domain-containing protein codes for MPSTSIHELAIQQIERLSKRGFQRLALPKPLENAFEQSTLARRSERLWLEGLIAIGLFNVYVLVDHYLQGGNSWLPIQIRLCIVTPLALLINLSMRWSPNKVYRETSIAGASCLIGVTHLYLESNKNAASSAYAQVGLIVAVIFVNVVMRLQFVYALSASVILLASDLVFIQHDHLLNPSEKLLGITLAVCAISMTVIANYSIGREERLGFLMSLRSEIQSKELSFLNVELQRISCIDSLTGLANRHAYELQFAKLWREAADSGSCLSAIVIDIDHFKLTNDTRGHLYGDRVLVRVASLLLQSLRCKDDFAARFGGEEFVVLLPGTTQEGAMIVAERIRKLVEVAGSPALPEPGSHPRLSTVSCGGASCYPNDTICKEDLLDAADKALYQAKELGRNLVYWGESTSRRKESPPSYKNPLRISVNTDAIPLTRVD; via the coding sequence ATGCCGAGCACCTCCATTCATGAACTCGCGATTCAGCAGATCGAACGGCTTTCGAAAAGGGGATTTCAGCGACTGGCATTGCCGAAGCCCCTTGAGAACGCATTCGAACAATCCACGCTCGCTCGACGATCAGAACGTCTCTGGCTCGAAGGCCTGATAGCGATCGGTCTCTTCAACGTCTATGTCCTTGTCGACCACTATCTTCAAGGAGGTAACTCATGGCTTCCAATACAAATTCGCCTCTGCATCGTTACGCCTCTTGCGCTGCTGATCAACCTCAGCATGCGGTGGAGTCCCAACAAGGTTTATCGCGAAACCAGCATTGCCGGGGCAAGCTGCCTTATCGGAGTGACGCACCTCTATCTCGAGAGCAATAAAAATGCAGCCTCTTCCGCATACGCTCAGGTAGGCCTCATCGTTGCGGTCATCTTTGTCAATGTCGTGATGCGACTCCAGTTCGTTTACGCTCTCAGCGCATCGGTTATTTTGTTAGCGAGCGATCTTGTATTCATTCAACACGATCACCTTCTGAACCCATCCGAAAAGCTATTGGGAATTACTTTAGCTGTCTGTGCCATTTCGATGACCGTAATTGCGAACTACAGCATCGGGCGAGAAGAGCGGCTTGGTTTCCTGATGAGCCTGCGTAGCGAAATACAGAGTAAAGAGCTGTCTTTCCTGAATGTAGAACTCCAGAGAATATCCTGCATCGATAGCCTGACCGGTCTTGCCAATCGGCACGCATATGAGTTGCAGTTTGCCAAATTGTGGCGCGAGGCTGCGGATTCCGGATCATGTCTATCCGCAATCGTGATCGATATCGACCACTTCAAGCTGACAAACGATACTCGCGGACATTTGTATGGCGATCGTGTACTAGTTCGAGTCGCGTCTCTGCTCTTGCAGAGTTTGCGGTGCAAGGACGATTTCGCGGCCAGATTCGGCGGCGAAGAGTTCGTGGTCCTGCTTCCCGGTACAACTCAGGAAGGAGCAATGATAGTCGCGGAACGTATTCGCAAACTCGTCGAAGTAGCCGGCTCTCCGGCGCTTCCCGAGCCCGGCAGCCATCCACGCCTGTCGACAGTGAGCTGTGGCGGAGCATCCTGCTACCCGAACGACACCATATGCAAGGAAGATCTGTTGGATGCGGCGGATAAAGCGCTCTATCAAGCAAAAGAGCTGGGTCGCAATTTAGTATATTGGGGCGAATCGACAAGCAGACGGAAAGAATCGCCACCTTCGTATAAGAACCCTCTAAGGATCTCTGTGAATACTGATGCGATTCCTCTTACAAGAGTTGACTGA
- the panC gene encoding pantoate--beta-alanine ligase, protein MQIVKSVAEMQSISCKLRTQGVVLGFVPTMGALHKGHLSLVQRATAECETVVASIFVNPLQFGPTEDFAKYPRTFEEDSRQLELEGVSVLFAPEAGDMYPEGAVTTITVPGVGDRLDGASRPGHFTGVSTVVAKLFHIVAPHHAYFGQKDAAQLAVLRQMVQDLNFDLELVSCAIVRDADGLALSSRNQYLSSTEREQALVLHQALERIEHSVADGERLSSTLLQIGKNTLDAAEGVQVDYLAIVDPRSLLPVAYAEKGALVAVAAYVGRTRLIDNFLVN, encoded by the coding sequence ATGCAGATCGTAAAGAGTGTTGCGGAGATGCAAAGCATCTCCTGCAAGCTCCGGACGCAAGGTGTCGTGCTCGGCTTCGTCCCAACCATGGGAGCACTTCACAAAGGTCATCTCTCGCTCGTCCAACGCGCAACCGCTGAGTGCGAGACTGTAGTGGCATCGATCTTCGTCAATCCACTCCAGTTCGGTCCAACCGAAGACTTCGCCAAATACCCACGCACCTTCGAGGAAGACTCCCGACAACTCGAGCTCGAAGGGGTATCTGTTCTCTTCGCCCCTGAAGCAGGGGATATGTACCCCGAAGGTGCCGTAACAACCATCACCGTCCCCGGCGTAGGGGACCGGCTAGACGGAGCCTCCCGCCCCGGCCACTTCACAGGGGTCTCCACCGTCGTAGCGAAGCTATTTCACATCGTCGCGCCCCACCACGCCTACTTCGGTCAGAAGGACGCCGCCCAACTAGCCGTCCTACGACAAATGGTCCAGGACTTGAACTTCGACCTCGAGCTCGTGAGCTGCGCAATCGTGAGAGATGCCGATGGTCTCGCTCTGAGCAGCAGGAATCAATACCTTAGCTCGACAGAGCGTGAACAGGCATTAGTCCTGCATCAAGCGCTTGAACGGATCGAGCACAGCGTCGCCGATGGAGAACGCCTAAGCTCGACACTCCTGCAGATTGGAAAGAACACTCTGGACGCCGCCGAAGGCGTACAAGTGGATTACTTGGCTATAGTCGATCCAAGGTCCCTCCTCCCCGTGGCATATGCGGAGAAAGGCGCGCTGGTCGCGGTGGCAGCCTATGTTGGTCGCACTCGTCTGATCGACAACTTTCTCGTCAACTAG
- the panB gene encoding 3-methyl-2-oxobutanoate hydroxymethyltransferase, which yields MSLTTFSPERAGAHPGRPADSPAKVTVPSLLEKKLLRQPIVAVTAYDYATARLVDEAGLDVLLVGDSLAMVMQGQENTLAITMDEMLLYTRGVRRAVKRALLVADMPFGSYHTDDREALANAIRFVKESGAEAVKLEGGRERKDLIQRIVAAEIPVMGHIGLTPQSVHRMGGYKVQGKTMEAIDELRTDALALEQAGCFVIVLEGVPRELARIITDELHIPTIGIGAGPDCDGQILVMHDMMTMTFSPPAKFVRRYADIAGVMRSALEEYRRDVDARTFPSDAESYHFSREIRELMTEPVEVVD from the coding sequence ATGAGTTTGACCACGTTCTCACCCGAACGAGCTGGAGCCCATCCCGGGCGACCGGCCGATTCCCCCGCTAAAGTCACAGTCCCCTCCCTTCTTGAAAAGAAACTACTGCGACAGCCCATCGTCGCCGTCACCGCCTACGACTACGCCACCGCCCGGCTGGTCGACGAAGCTGGCCTCGACGTCCTCCTCGTAGGCGACTCGCTCGCTATGGTCATGCAGGGCCAGGAAAATACCCTCGCCATCACCATGGACGAGATGCTCCTATACACCCGCGGCGTACGCCGAGCGGTAAAACGCGCCCTCCTGGTAGCCGACATGCCCTTCGGCAGCTACCACACCGACGACCGCGAAGCACTCGCCAACGCCATCCGATTCGTCAAAGAATCCGGAGCCGAAGCAGTCAAGCTCGAAGGCGGACGCGAACGCAAAGACCTAATCCAGCGCATCGTCGCCGCCGAGATTCCGGTCATGGGACACATCGGACTCACACCCCAGAGCGTCCACCGCATGGGAGGCTACAAGGTCCAGGGCAAGACCATGGAAGCGATCGACGAACTCCGCACCGACGCCCTCGCCCTCGAACAGGCAGGCTGCTTCGTCATCGTCCTCGAAGGCGTTCCTCGCGAACTCGCCCGCATCATCACCGACGAACTCCACATCCCCACCATCGGAATCGGAGCCGGCCCCGACTGCGACGGACAGATCCTCGTTATGCACGACATGATGACCATGACCTTCTCGCCTCCTGCCAAGTTCGTCCGGCGATACGCCGACATAGCCGGAGTCATGCGCTCCGCCCTCGAAGAGTACCGCCGCGACGTCGATGCTCGCACCTTCCCCTCCGACGCCGAGAGCTACCACTTCTCCCGCGAGATCCGGGAGCTGATGACGGAACCAGTCGAAGTGGTGGATTAG
- a CDS encoding GNAT family N-acetyltransferase, translating into MNLSNKLDERQLDEVVGGPPAELPQPTVLTGRFVSLTPVDPNLHAASLFKGSQGAESEQLWRYLPDAPPPELESFKSYLASRAAKDRLDFAIVDNHSNEAIGLASYLAIEPTNRRIEVGNILFTARLQRTPGGTEAMYLMAKHAFELRYRRYEWKCNALNEPSRRAALRYGFQFEGIFRQHMIVKGKNRDTAWFSILDSEWPTRNAIFERWLDPSNFLPDGTQRSSLSELAEQNLKL; encoded by the coding sequence ATGAATCTCTCGAACAAACTCGACGAGCGGCAACTCGATGAGGTCGTGGGCGGGCCACCCGCGGAGTTACCTCAACCCACCGTCCTCACAGGACGATTCGTCTCTCTCACCCCCGTCGATCCGAACCTTCACGCGGCGTCCCTCTTCAAGGGATCACAAGGCGCAGAGTCCGAGCAACTTTGGCGCTACCTGCCGGACGCGCCTCCACCCGAGCTCGAATCGTTCAAATCCTATCTCGCCTCCAGGGCAGCGAAAGACCGGCTCGACTTCGCAATCGTCGACAACCACTCCAACGAAGCGATCGGTCTCGCATCCTACCTGGCCATCGAACCCACCAACCGGAGAATAGAGGTGGGCAACATCCTCTTCACTGCCCGTCTGCAGCGAACCCCGGGTGGCACAGAAGCCATGTACCTCATGGCAAAACACGCCTTCGAACTCCGATACCGGCGTTACGAGTGGAAGTGCAACGCGCTCAACGAACCATCGCGAAGAGCCGCACTACGCTACGGCTTCCAGTTCGAAGGCATCTTCCGGCAACACATGATCGTAAAAGGCAAAAATCGCGACACCGCATGGTTCTCGATACTCGACAGTGAGTGGCCCACCCGCAATGCAATCTTCGAGCGCTGGCTCGATCCCTCCAACTTCCTCCCCGACGGCACACAACGCAGCTCCCTCTCTGAATTGGCTGAGCAAAACCTAAAGCTGTAG
- the obgE gene encoding GTPase ObgE: protein MFIDEARIRIKAGDGGNGCMAFRREKFVPKGGPSGGDGGHGGDVLMSSSLSHNTLVHFRFNPEHKAQRGGHGLGSNCSGSAGDSTTLKVPVGTLLYDDATGELIHDFARPNETIVIAKGGRGGRGNQHFATSTHQAPREHELGRAGEERAYRLELRLLADAGLVGYPNVGKSTLISRLSAAKPKIANYAFTTLEPNLGVVEVGDFPHTESFTIADLPGLIEGAHLGHGLGIQFLKHIERTSVIVHLVDVSDSGAAEGTARPDPVADYKVITEELKSFDPALAAKPTILVAAKIDVANPDKLKKLTAMAKRRKLPFFKISAVTGEGIEPLKFAIAEMVAAHRPIALEPETVEPVKLKSHYPPPPSSARGRA, encoded by the coding sequence ATGTTTATTGATGAAGCAAGAATTCGTATCAAGGCCGGCGACGGCGGCAATGGCTGTATGGCCTTCCGCCGCGAAAAGTTCGTCCCCAAGGGCGGTCCCTCGGGCGGCGACGGCGGCCACGGAGGCGACGTCCTCATGTCCTCCTCCCTCAGCCACAACACTCTGGTCCACTTCCGCTTCAACCCCGAGCACAAAGCCCAGCGCGGCGGCCACGGCCTCGGCTCCAACTGCTCCGGCTCCGCTGGCGACAGCACCACACTCAAAGTCCCCGTAGGCACGCTCCTCTACGACGACGCCACCGGCGAGCTCATCCACGATTTCGCCCGTCCCAACGAAACCATCGTCATCGCCAAAGGCGGACGCGGCGGTCGCGGCAACCAGCACTTCGCCACCAGCACCCACCAGGCCCCACGCGAGCACGAACTCGGCCGCGCCGGCGAAGAGCGTGCCTACCGCCTCGAACTTCGCCTCCTCGCCGACGCCGGCCTCGTTGGCTACCCCAACGTCGGCAAATCCACCCTCATCTCGCGCCTCTCCGCCGCCAAGCCCAAGATCGCCAACTACGCCTTCACCACGCTCGAACCCAACCTCGGCGTCGTCGAAGTAGGCGACTTTCCCCACACCGAATCCTTCACCATCGCCGACCTTCCCGGCCTCATCGAAGGCGCGCACCTCGGCCACGGACTCGGCATCCAGTTCCTCAAACACATCGAGCGCACCAGCGTCATCGTCCACCTCGTCGACGTCTCCGACTCCGGCGCCGCCGAAGGCACCGCCCGTCCCGACCCCGTCGCCGACTACAAAGTCATCACCGAAGAGCTGAAAAGCTTCGACCCTGCACTAGCCGCAAAACCCACCATCCTCGTCGCAGCCAAGATCGACGTGGCCAATCCCGACAAGCTCAAAAAACTCACCGCCATGGCCAAGCGGCGCAAGCTTCCCTTCTTCAAAATCTCCGCCGTCACCGGCGAAGGCATCGAGCCGCTCAAGTTCGCCATCGCCGAGATGGTCGCCGCCCATCGCCCGATCGCGCTCGAACCCGAAACCGTTGAACCAGTCAAGCTCAAATCCCACTACCCGCCACCACCAAGCTCCGCCCGCGGCCGCGCCTAA